One genomic segment of Chitinophaga sancti includes these proteins:
- a CDS encoding DUF1475 family protein, which yields MITFLKLLFSALLIWMCYVVITTSIASNLFKEWDFLSGIPWMRATLWDFYTNVLVIFVWICYKEKTIFSKGIWLVLLVTLGSIASCIYMLVQLFRLPPGEGLKELFGKQHG from the coding sequence ATGATCACTTTTTTAAAACTACTATTCAGCGCATTATTGATCTGGATGTGTTATGTGGTGATCACAACCAGTATAGCAAGCAACCTGTTCAAAGAATGGGATTTCTTAAGCGGTATACCCTGGATGCGCGCCACGCTCTGGGATTTTTATACCAATGTGCTGGTCATTTTTGTATGGATCTGTTACAAGGAAAAAACGATCTTCAGCAAAGGAATCTGGCTTGTATTATTAGTTACACTGGGTAGCATTGCCAGTTGTATATATATGCTGGTGCAGCTTTTCCGTCTCCCGCCTGGAGAAGGTCTTAAAGAATTATTCGGGAAACAACATGGATAA
- a CDS encoding winged helix-turn-helix transcriptional regulator, which translates to MAERKTNSSNYQNQSFLESKCPLNELLFSMSRRWTTDILFCIEAGNNRFSGIREELTYITDHILSDRLKTLEKTGLITRQQFPGMPPKVVYSLTENGVELCGLLEKLCEFSSIIYDEKAVAV; encoded by the coding sequence ATGGCAGAAAGAAAGACCAATTCGTCTAATTATCAGAATCAATCGTTCCTGGAGAGCAAGTGTCCGTTGAATGAGTTGTTGTTTTCTATGAGCCGTCGCTGGACGACAGATATTTTATTCTGTATAGAGGCTGGCAATAATAGATTTTCAGGAATCAGGGAAGAGCTGACCTACATTACAGATCATATACTGTCAGACCGGCTGAAAACGCTGGAAAAGACTGGCCTGATAACCCGTCAGCAATTTCCCGGCATGCCGCCTAAAGTTGTTTACTCACTCACAGAAAATGGAGTAGAACTTTGTGGCTTACTGGAAAAACTGTGTGAGTTTTCCAGCATTATCTACGACGAGAAAGCTGTCGCAGTATAG